One part of the Humulus lupulus chromosome 9, drHumLupu1.1, whole genome shotgun sequence genome encodes these proteins:
- the LOC133800002 gene encoding uncharacterized protein LOC133800002 produces the protein MVPTRAFALTQKEAANGSTIVKGQFSISGMMCRALFDFGATHSYVSMNMIDKWSMPCKLFEHNFSTMLQSRDMMLSTRWLLSTPITIEGRECLADLIELSIQVYDFILGMDWLSKHWAMMDGRKKTMEFIPEEGEIFSIRGDVAGF, from the coding sequence ATGGTGCCAACACGGGCTTTTGCCTTAACTCAGAAGGAAGCAGCCAACGGCAGCACCATAGTCAAAGGTCAGTTCTCTATatctggtatgatgtgtagagCCCTTTTTGATTTTGGAGCAACTCACTCATATGTTtccatgaatatgattgataagtGGAGTATGCCTTGCAAACTATTTGAGCATAACTTTAGTACCATGTTACAGTCGAgagacatgatgttgtcaactaggtggttactGTCAACGCCTATAACGATAGAGGGCAGGGAGTGCCTAGCAGACCTTATAGAACTAAGTATACAAGTTTATGATttcatacttggcatggattggttatccaaacattgGGCGATGATGGACGGTCGAAAGAAGACTATGGAGTTCATACCAGAAGAAGGAGAGATATTTTCCATTAGAGGAGACGTAGCGGGTTTTTGA